Part of the Catalinimonas alkaloidigena genome is shown below.
CAGCTAGCGCCCTGGTCTTTGGTGATGCCATGAAATATCTCATAACGCTGAGGGCCATTTTCCTGCAATGGACTTCCTGTCTCAGGATGTACGTCAGTAGAGATATAGACCACATCAGGGTCATTGGGATGCAGGCTGATGAGACCCGTGTATTCGTTTTCACCAGCATACAGCCGCGTGCCGGCATAGGCTATCTCATATGCATGCCACTGCTCTCCATCCCAGCGGGCATAATGATAGCGATGGTCAAAGCCTCCTTCTTCGGTATGCGTGGTCTCTCCCTGCCTGATGGGATCTTTGGTTACCGAAAAACCTACATATGGATAACCATTTTTATCTAATTCTATGTCACTGGTCCATGCTACATTTTTTCGGGTGCTAGAGTCACCATCATAGATGCAGGTAAAATCATATGGTTTGAGACGGCTATTTTCCTGCTTGCTTAGCCCGCCTGCTTTCTGCCCGTCAGAGCCAAATACTTCATCACCTTCAATATATCCGTGATAGATACTGTTATTATAATGCCTGGGATGTTCTTCAGTGGTGATAAAATGTATACGGTCCTTTTGATTCGTTGCATATCTCAGGTAAGGGCGCCCCGGAAAAGAAAATAGCTGCCTCCCATAGCTCCAGTTTTCTCCATCATCTTCTGAAACCATATAGTTCGGGTTATTGCCAATTCCCCGGTGAAAGTTATAGGTTTTGCCACTTTCTGAAAGTCTGAACACATTTGAATAGGTGGTTCTTCCTCCTGTCTCGGCAGTTTTTTCTTCACCCCACTCACTGATATCGCCAGGGTTGGTGGAGATACGGTAACGCATTTTCGTCTCTACCCCATGACCGGCATATACCGTCAGATATCTTCCGTCGGGGCGCTTGAGTAATGCTCCCACATTATGGTCATCTGCTTCAAAGGTTTGATCATTGATGACCACAGTCTGCTTCTCGCCCGTCTTCATGTTATAGCTGGTAACTGTATTCGCTCCTTCAGAAGTCACACCGGTAAAAAGTACCTGCTCCCCATCAATGAGGGCTCTGTCATCCTGAAACCAGCACCAACTGGAGTTATCATTTAATAAAACAGCCTGCTCTTGAATATCAGGTTTTTTATCAGTTCGCAAGGTATCCGAGAAAAGCGCAAAAACACTGGTGAATAAGTACAAGATGAAGGTGGTAAGTATATTCATAAGTAGGTTGTGATCAGTAATGAATAAAACCAAATGAAAATAGTCATTATTTTTTTATAGAGTATTAAGCTGTTATGGAACCTTTCCATTGCTCCGCTGGCTCCCTAACAGCTTAATATTAAAGTTATTCCACACCTGTACTCTCGTCTATCGTTTCAAGTGGGGGTGCGTTATTTTCAGCGCCTACATATCCTTCATTTTGATTGATCACTCCTTTGGTGTTGGCAGTGATAACATCCGCATCTATGGGCCAAAGCACATGATATGGTGCAATCCGTGGACTGTTCCCAATAATTACGGGCTGAATTTCATACATGATATTATGAGCCATCACCCGGTCGTACCACCAGTTGTTTTCGCTGAAGGCCTCCAGGCTGTATCCATCCATTCCCAAGCTCGCCATGATATAAGATACCCTTACTAATTCTGAATGCCGGGGGGATTCAATGAAAAGTTCTCTGGCTCGTTCATCAAAGATATAGTCAATGCTTACATCTCCTGCGGTGATCAGGTCGGCATTTGCACGTTCTCTTACAACATTGATGTCACTGGCTGCACTGGCAAAATCACCTTTCCAGTAATATGCCTCAGCCCTTAAAAGATACGTTTCTGCCAGCCGGAATATGTACCAATCACCATTTCCTCCCATAGGAACTGCATTTGGATCTTGTTGAGGCGCATAAGTTTTGTAAAAAGGAAAAGGAAAAAGAAGCTGCACCGAATCCTGCGGATCAGCATAATTCATAGGGTCAATAGGCTCACCAAAATCAGCAGATGCAGGATTGTTATAGACCAGTTCATGTTTATCTACCCAGTTAATATCACTTCTCCTCAGGTCGGGAGTATTTTGCCAGTTATAGGCATCTGTTTCCCAGATGTCGTAGTAGCCATAGGGCGTACTCACCAGGTCAGGATTGCCTCTCCCCAGCGTATCATACATAGGACCCGAATCCATGGTGCCTGCCAGGCCTTCACTATCGCGGTTTCTACTGTGCCACCAGGAGGAATGATAGTGTCTCATGGTATAAAGGCCAGTGGACTGTGCACCATTAGGGGCCTCAAAACGATCTACTGTCGCCAAGATAGTCTCTGTATTTTCAGGGCTATTCTTATTTTCCGGACGATGAAGGTCCCAGATGAGATTTCTCACCGGATCATCTGCACTTACGCCAAATCTTTCGGTCATTAATGCATAAGGTCCATTAATGACCCTTGTGGCAGCTTCTATCGCCTTGTCAAATTCAAGATTGGCAAGGTATATTTTGGTAAGTAAATGGTTGCCCGCACCTTGGGTAATCGCTCCCGGAACTGCCGATTCTGGTAAATATTGAACCGCAAATTCCATATCAGCCTGGATTTTGTCCAGTATAGCCCAGCGGCTGTGGGTGAAGTAGTCCAGCTTGGCTCCTTGTACCTCCTGCCCTACAAAAGGCACGTCTCCATAGGCGTTTACTAACCAGTAGTACCAATAAGCACGGTGCCAGTAACCTTCGGCCAGAATGGTATTTCTTTCTTCCGGGCTATCCCACTCAATCTCATCAATACGTCCGATGAGTACATTGGTGTTTTTGATAAATTCGTATGCCTCAGAGAATAAAGGAAGAAAAGTGTAGTAGCGGTCAAAATAGGGCGTAGTCTGGTACCAATCCATCTGAAAAGTGGGGACGCCTGCTTCGGACGCAGCCCACTCTCCAACCATATAATACCTTCTGCCACCTGTAACCCCTTCGGTCAACGCTTTTCTCATTGTTACCAGCGCAGCTTCAAAGCCCGCCTCATCATTGAAAACATTAGAAGGAGAAAAAAAGGATAGCGGCTTGGGTTCCAGCAAGTCATCTGAGCAGGAAACCTGCAACAGAAATACCAGGAACAGTACCAAATATCTATTGAATATACGTTTCATAGTTTAATTTTTTTACAGTGATAGCTCTACATTAAAGGGATATATTTACGCCTACACTAAATGTCTTGGGCATCGGCCCATCTGCTGTACCACTCAGCCCCGTCTCAGGATCCCAACCTGGCCAGTCTGTGAAGGTGAAAAGGTTGCGGGCAGAAACAAAAATGCGCAGGCTATTCACATTAATTCGCTCAGCAAAGGTCATTGGTATATTATAAGCCAACGAGATATCCTGCACCCTCACAAATGATCGGGGCTTGAAGATTCTCAGTCCTCCACCATAAGCTCCGTGGACTTCAGATGTCCGTGCGTATTCATTGTTTCCATTGGTAGGCGTCCAGTAGGGTATGTTCCAGATATTGATCCTGTCATAGGTGGAAGATTCGTGCACCGCATAGTCAAACGCTCCGATGTGCCCCAGGTCAGCACGTATGAATACTGAAGCAGTAAAATCTTTCAAAAAGCTAAAATCGTTTCTCAATCCCAGGCGATATCTGGGTTGTTCATAGCCTATGAACTGCTTATCTACCAAAGCATCATACGTTTTACTATCATCAACATCTACAGCTTTGTAGTCGCCAGGCACCATATTGTACTCAGCTGCTTCCGAGGCCTCATCCAGCTGCCATACACCCACAACATCATATTCCCAAACTACATCAATTGCTTCGTCCGGAAACCATAGGTTGGTATAATCAGGAATTTCTCTGGTGATGGTTTCACCGTTTACCTCTACCTCTTCATAATCGCCAAATAGACTTTCAATCTTGTTTCTGTTCAAAGAAAACACAAAGCTGGATTTCCAGGAAAGGTTCTGATTGCTAATGTTTACGGTATTGAGGCTTAATTCCATACCCCGATTGCTTAACTCACCCAGGTTTGAAATGATGCTGGTAAAACCGGTAATCTCAGGAAGTTTACGGCTCATGAGTAAGTCGGTCGTCCGCATGTCATATACATTGGCAGAAAGGTCAATGCGGTCATCTAACAGTCCCATATCAACGCCAATGTTGAAGGATTCAGTTCTTTCCCAGCGCAGGCCGGGGTTGGCCAGCGTATTATTATACAGTCCCATCTGGACGTTGGTACCATCGTAATATAATTCGGAACCGATTTGAGCCAATGCTGAATAAATTCCTATATCACGGTTGCCATTTACCCCCCACGACAACCTCAGTTTCAGACGATTGACAAGCTCACTATTGTAAAAGCTTTCATCAGAAATTTTCCAGGCAAGTGCCGCGGCTGGAAAAGTAGCAGTGGGGTGTTCCTGTCCAAATGCAGAATACCCATCACGCCTTACAGATGCCGTCAACAAATACCTATCCAGTAAAGTATAATTCAGGCGTGCCATCAACGCCTCCCCTCCTGCTTCTGTATCATTGGTACTTACCAGAGGCTTAGAACCAAACTGCAAGCCGTTGTAGCCAAGCTGCTGATTGGGTAAGAAAGTCTGGTTTTCTCCGTAAGAATTGTAGGTCTTGGTCTGTTCTGCATTGTAGAGCAAGGTTACATCAAAAGCATGGACACCGAATTGTTGATTCCAACTCAGAATATTGTCAATCATCCAGGCATTGAGCGTACCATCCTCGCGCGTGCCATAACCATCCAGATAAGTACGTCCTCCGACAATGGTTTCAGAGTCCCAAAAGTTATAGTCTTTGGCAAACTCCATGCGTGGCTGGAAAGACACCCGATAATTAAAGCCAAAGGGAAGGGCAACATCAGCAAACATCGCAGCAAACAGGCTGTGGGTCCTGTCGTATTTTTCCTGCCCATAATAATTAATAAGCGGATTGGTCACTATGGAATACCCATGAGGATACCATTCCAGCTTATTGTCTTCATCATATATACGGCTGTAAGGACTAATACTGCTGAAATTCATACTGGCAGGTACTGTACTTTGATCCCGATGCGTATACTGGGCATTGACACCCACATTCAGCCAATCGGTGACGGCGAAATCCACATTTAATCTCGTTCGTATCGCGGTAAAATCATCACCTGCAATCACTCCTTCATTATCTACATATCCTATTGACCAGTAGTAATTAAAGTTTTCAGCTCCCCCCCCCACACTGAGGTCATAGTTTTGCCTTAGCCCGGGCCGGATAATTTCATCAAACCAATTCACTGTTTCTCCTGCCAGGTACTGATCAATTTCAGTGTTAAAAAAGTTGAGTCTTCCCAGGTATTCCTGTGTGTCATCAGGATTTGGATTGGGGTTGGCATTTCGCCACTGCTCCAGCGTCACTCCACTTCTCAGGTCGTTGGGATCGTCCCAGTACCAGTCTTCTCTGTTGGCGATGCCTACCGTTCTGAAGTAATCTCTTCTGAAATCTTCATACTCAGCTGCATTTCGCGGCCTGAAATCGTAATTCGTAAGCAGGCTTACCCCAGTTTTAGCGGTAAAATTAATCGTAGGTTTTCCTCTTTCTCCCTTTTTGGTAGTGATAATCACTACTCCGGAGGCAGCTTTTGACCCGTATACTGCCGCCGAGCTGGCATCTTTCAAGACATCAATATGTTCAATATCATTCGGGTTGATATCAGCGATATTTCCATTAAATATCACTCCATCAAGTACAATCAGGGGGTCTGTACCTCCGGTAAGTGAGGTAGGACCTCTCACTTCCATAGCTCCCCCTCCAGCTGGAGAGGGGCTCTGATTCGCATAAATGCCGGCTACCTGTCCGGAGAGCATTTCAGTCACTTGTGTATAGCTTTTATTTTGGATGCTCTCACCATCCACCCGTGACACTGCCCCGGTCAGATCACTTTTTTTCTGTGTACCATAACCAATGACAACCACTTCATCTAACTGAGCCTGATCTGCCGAAAGGTTTACATCTATAGTGTTGGAATTGCCGACCGTTACTTCCTGTGAAATGTAGCCAACAAAAGAAAACACCAAGATAGATTTCGAAGAGGGTACTTCTAAGGAATACTCCCCATTGATATTGGTGACAGCACCCGTGCCAGTA
Proteins encoded:
- a CDS encoding SusC/RagA family TonB-linked outer membrane protein, whose translation is MKQFFYCLFFALLAHAAVGQGINVSGTVTSVEDNMPLPGVNVIVQGTGTGAVTNINGEYSLEVPSSKSILVFSFVGYISQEVTVGNSNTIDVNLSADQAQLDEVVVIGYGTQKKSDLTGAVSRVDGESIQNKSYTQVTEMLSGQVAGIYANQSPSPAGGGAMEVRGPTSLTGGTDPLIVLDGVIFNGNIADINPNDIEHIDVLKDASSAAVYGSKAASGVVIITTKKGERGKPTINFTAKTGVSLLTNYDFRPRNAAEYEDFRRDYFRTVGIANREDWYWDDPNDLRSGVTLEQWRNANPNPNPDDTQEYLGRLNFFNTEIDQYLAGETVNWFDEIIRPGLRQNYDLSVGGGAENFNYYWSIGYVDNEGVIAGDDFTAIRTRLNVDFAVTDWLNVGVNAQYTHRDQSTVPASMNFSSISPYSRIYDEDNKLEWYPHGYSIVTNPLINYYGQEKYDRTHSLFAAMFADVALPFGFNYRVSFQPRMEFAKDYNFWDSETIVGGRTYLDGYGTREDGTLNAWMIDNILSWNQQFGVHAFDVTLLYNAEQTKTYNSYGENQTFLPNQQLGYNGLQFGSKPLVSTNDTEAGGEALMARLNYTLLDRYLLTASVRRDGYSAFGQEHPTATFPAAALAWKISDESFYNSELVNRLKLRLSWGVNGNRDIGIYSALAQIGSELYYDGTNVQMGLYNNTLANPGLRWERTESFNIGVDMGLLDDRIDLSANVYDMRTTDLLMSRKLPEITGFTSIISNLGELSNRGMELSLNTVNISNQNLSWKSSFVFSLNRNKIESLFGDYEEVEVNGETITREIPDYTNLWFPDEAIDVVWEYDVVGVWQLDEASEAAEYNMVPGDYKAVDVDDSKTYDALVDKQFIGYEQPRYRLGLRNDFSFLKDFTASVFIRADLGHIGAFDYAVHESSTYDRINIWNIPYWTPTNGNNEYARTSEVHGAYGGGLRIFKPRSFVRVQDISLAYNIPMTFAERINVNSLRIFVSARNLFTFTDWPGWDPETGLSGTADGPMPKTFSVGVNISL
- a CDS encoding BNR-4 repeat-containing protein, whose amino-acid sequence is MNILTTFILYLFTSVFALFSDTLRTDKKPDIQEQAVLLNDNSSWCWFQDDRALIDGEQVLFTGVTSEGANTVTSYNMKTGEKQTVVINDQTFEADDHNVGALLKRPDGRYLTVYAGHGVETKMRYRISTNPGDISEWGEEKTAETGGRTTYSNVFRLSESGKTYNFHRGIGNNPNYMVSEDDGENWSYGRQLFSFPGRPYLRYATNQKDRIHFITTEEHPRHYNNSIYHGYIEGDEVFGSDGQKAGGLSKQENSRLKPYDFTCIYDGDSSTRKNVAWTSDIELDKNGYPYVGFSVTKDPIRQGETTHTEEGGFDHRYHYARWDGEQWHAYEIAYAGTRLYAGENEYTGLISLHPNDPDVVYISTDVHPETGSPLQENGPQRYEIFHGITKDQGASWQWTAVTENSDEDNIRPMLVCSDQREVLLWLKGRYTTYRNYDLKVYGLISNNF
- a CDS encoding RagB/SusD family nutrient uptake outer membrane protein produces the protein MKRIFNRYLVLFLVFLLQVSCSDDLLEPKPLSFFSPSNVFNDEAGFEAALVTMRKALTEGVTGGRRYYMVGEWAASEAGVPTFQMDWYQTTPYFDRYYTFLPLFSEAYEFIKNTNVLIGRIDEIEWDSPEERNTILAEGYWHRAYWYYWLVNAYGDVPFVGQEVQGAKLDYFTHSRWAILDKIQADMEFAVQYLPESAVPGAITQGAGNHLLTKIYLANLEFDKAIEAATRVINGPYALMTERFGVSADDPVRNLIWDLHRPENKNSPENTETILATVDRFEAPNGAQSTGLYTMRHYHSSWWHSRNRDSEGLAGTMDSGPMYDTLGRGNPDLVSTPYGYYDIWETDAYNWQNTPDLRRSDINWVDKHELVYNNPASADFGEPIDPMNYADPQDSVQLLFPFPFYKTYAPQQDPNAVPMGGNGDWYIFRLAETYLLRAEAYYWKGDFASAASDINVVRERANADLITAGDVSIDYIFDERARELFIESPRHSELVRVSYIMASLGMDGYSLEAFSENNWWYDRVMAHNIMYEIQPVIIGNSPRIAPYHVLWPIDADVITANTKGVINQNEGYVGAENNAPPLETIDESTGVE